In the Streptomyces formicae genome, one interval contains:
- a CDS encoding CGNR zinc finger domain-containing protein, which translates to MKRQDAPGALELVREFINTRDLETRSDGLDSPDDLRTWLARHELIGAGTSVDDGAWQTALEVREALRALAATHSGRAMDPAAARTLDALAADTVIRLRFRDDGTSYVGPEERTGVRTALGRILARVDAAAREGTWPRLKVCPAEDCLWVFYDHSKNRSGTWCQMAECGNRAKGRAFRARRTTA; encoded by the coding sequence ATGAAGCGACAGGACGCACCTGGCGCACTGGAGCTGGTCAGGGAGTTCATCAACACGCGCGACCTCGAGACCCGCAGCGACGGCCTCGACTCCCCCGACGACCTGCGGACTTGGCTCGCGAGGCATGAGCTGATCGGCGCCGGGACATCGGTCGACGACGGCGCCTGGCAGACCGCTCTGGAGGTCCGCGAGGCCCTGCGCGCGCTCGCCGCCACCCACTCGGGGCGCGCGATGGACCCGGCGGCCGCGCGCACGCTGGACGCCCTCGCCGCGGACACCGTGATCCGGCTCAGGTTCCGCGACGACGGCACCTCCTACGTGGGCCCCGAGGAGCGGACCGGGGTGCGCACGGCGCTCGGCCGCATCCTGGCGCGGGTCGACGCGGCCGCCCGCGAGGGGACGTGGCCGCGTCTGAAGGTCTGTCCCGCCGAGGACTGTCTGTGGGTCTTCTACGACCACTCCAAGAACCGGTCGGGCACGTGGTGCCAGATGGCCGAGTGCGGAAACCGCGCCAAGGGCCGGGCGTTCCGCGCCCGCCGCACCACCGCGTAG